The nucleotide sequence GGCCGTCGGATCGTCAGTCCTGGGTGGGGCTGGGGATCGCGAAGCGTGGGGCCGCCGCGGAGCGGGGCCACCACCAGGAGGAGGCGGAACCGGGAGACCCGGAACCGGAGAGCGCGATCACGCCGCCACTGTAGCCCGTCCGAGCGGCCGGCACCCCGTTCGGGTCCCCTCGGCGGTTCCTTGGGGCACCCGAAGGTGTGATCCGCGTCGCGTGCGCGCGTTCCGGCCGACGGGGTGCTTCTGCCCGGAAACGCCCTGACCTCACAGGATCGTTCCTCCGCCGGTCAGCGGCCCGTCTCGTTGTGCGGTCACGCCCCCAAATGGGTTGCCTCAGCGTTTAACCTTGGGGCGTGACCGAGAACGACACGCACACCTGGCGATCCCTCCCGGCGGCGCAGCAGCCCGAGTGGCCGGACTCCGAGGCCCTGAGCAGCGCGCTCGCGGACCTCGCGTCCTATCCTCCGCTCGTGTTCGCCGGCGAGTGCGATCAGCTGCGGGGCCGACTGGCCTCGGTGGCGGCGGGTGAGGCGTTCCTGCTCCAAGGCGGAGACTGCGCGGAGACCTTCACCGGCAACACCGCGGACGCGATCCGGAACAAGCTCAAGACCCTTCTCCAGATGGCCGTCGTGCTGACGTACGCGGCGTCGGTCCCGGTCGTCAAGGTCGGCCGGATGGCCGGGCAGTACTCCAAGCCCCGTTCGCAGCCGGTGGAGACGCGCGACGGCGTGACGCTGCCGACGTACCGCGGCGACGCGGTCAACGACCTGGCGTTCACCGCCGACGCGCGCATTCCGGACCCCGAGCGGCTGAAGCGGATGTACCACGCGTCCTCCGCGACGCTCAACCTCGTCCGCGCGTTCACCACCGGCGGCTACGCCGACCTGCGGCAAGTGCACGCGTGGAACCAGGACTTCGTGGCGCTGTCCCCGTCCGGCGAGCGCTACGAGCGGCTGGCCTCCGAGATCGACGGCGCGCTGCGCTTCATGCACGCGTGCGGCGTCGACCCCGAGGAGTTCCGCACGGTCGAGTTCTTCGCGTCGCACGAGGCGCTCATCCTCGACTACGAGTCGGCGCTCACGCGGGTCGACTCGCGCACCGGCGCGCTGTACGACGTGTCCGGCCACATGGTGTGGATCGGCGAGCGCACCCGGCAGATCGACGGCGCGCACATCGAGTTCGCGTCGCGGATCAGCAACCCGATCGGGGTCAAGCTCGGGCCGACGACGAAGCCCGAGGACGCCCTCGCGCTGGTCGAGAAGCTCGACCCGAACCGCGAGCCGGGCCGTCTGACGTTCATCATCCGCATGGGGGCCGGCAAGGTGCGCGACGCGCTGCCGAACCTGGTGGAGAAGGTCACGGCGTCCGGTGCGCAGGTCGCGTGGGTCTGCGACCCGATGCACGGCAACACGTTCGAGGCGACCAGCGGTCACAAGACCCGGCGCTTCGACGACGTCCTCGACGAGGTCAAGGGCTTCTTCGAGGTGCACCGCGAGCTCGGCACCCACCCCGGTGGCATCCACGTGGAGCTGACCGGTGACGACGTGACCGAGTGCGTCGGCGGCGGCGACGAGATCTTCGTCGACGACCTGCACCAGCGCTACGAGACCGCGTGCGACCCGCGCCTCAACCGCAGCCAGTCGCTCGACCTGGCGTTCCTCGTCGCGGAGATGTACCGCCGCGGTCACTGAACGCGCGCCGAACCGTCACAGGGGTGTACACATCGCGGTGTACGCCCCTGCGGCGTTTTCGGGTGGCAGTCTGGGACGGTGATTGATCTGCGCAGCGACACCGTCACGCGGCCGACTCCCGCCATGCGCGCCGCGATGGCCGATGCCGAGGTCGGCGACGACGTCTACGGCGAGGACCCGACCGTGCGGGCCCTGGAGGAACGCGTCGCGCACATGTTCGGCGGCCACCACGCCGGGGTGTTCGTCCCGACCGGGGTGATGGCCAATCAGCTCGCGGTACGCATGTCGGTCGCGCCCGGCGAGGAGCTGGTGCTGGACGCGGACGCGCACATCGTCGCGCACGAGGGCGGTGCCGCGGCGTGGCACGGCGGCGTGCAGACGCGGACGACGCTGAGCCCGCGCGGTCTGCTCGACCCCGCCGACATCGCGCGCCTGCTGCGGACCGGTGCCGAGTTCACCGTCGGCACGCGCGCCGTCGCGGTCGAACAGACGCACAACCGCGGTGGCGGAGCCGTCTATCCGCTCGAACGCCTCACCGCGATCCGGGAGCTGACGTCCGCCGCCGGTGTCGCGCTGCACTGCGACGGGGCGCGGATCTGGCACGCGCACGTCGCCACCGAGACGCCGTTGGCGGCGTACGGGGCCCTGTTCGACACGCTGTCGGTGTGCTTGTCGAAGGGCCTCGGGGCGCCCGTGGGCTCCGTGGCCCTCGTCCCGGACGAGCGGCGCGCGGAGGCACGCCGGATGCGCCACCGCATGGGCGGCGCGATGCGTCAGTCGGGCATCCTCGCCGCCGGCGGGCTGTACGCCCTGGACCACCACATCGAACGCCTGTCCGAGGACCACGCGCACGCCCGCCTGATCGCGGACCGGTTGGCGGAGGCGGACCTCGACGTCACGGCTCCGGAGACCAATCTCGTCCTCGTGCTGCTGCCCGAACCCGGTCCCGACGCCGCGGAGGTGGCGGCGCGCTGCGCGGCGGGGGGCGTGCTGGTATCGGCTTTCGGGCCGCGGGTGCTGCGCATCGTGACGCATCTGGACGTGGACGCCACGTCGTGTGCGAACGCCGCCGCGGTGATCGCCGCCGCGGTGTGACCCCGTAGGGCGCGCGTGCTGGTGGTGTCCGCGCGTCCGGCGGTGTGGGGGCGGGTGTGGGGGGCCGGTCGGGCCGGAGACCGGGCTCAGGCGGCCGGTGCGGCGTTGCCGGGGTCCGCGGCGCCCAGGATGGTCAGCGGGCCGGGGAAGCGCGGCAGGCCGGAGGCGGAGGGCGCGAGGTCGCCGAAGACGGGAGCGACGGGCTCGGGCGCCGCGGCGGTGTCGCGGTCGGCGCGGCATATCCGGCCGCAGCGTTTCGTGCAGCCGTTGCAGGAGCGCGTGTCGTCGCGGGGGATCATCGCCGAGATGGTCTTGACGCAGCGACCGCAGTCGGTCCCGGCGCGGCACGCGGCGGCGATCTCGCGCACACTGCGCGCGCCGCCTTCTATCTGCGTACCGACCTGGGTGTCGGTCACACCGAAACAGATGCACACGTACACGAGAGGCCCCCCAGGGCTGAGGTCACTTAGGTAAGGTTAACCTCACCCCTGGGGGTAAGTGAAGAGAGTCCTGCGTCACGTGGCCGACGCCGGCGCGTGGGCTCGGCGGGCTCGTCGGACGCCAGAGGATTCAGTATCCGCCCGGCATGCGCCGATGCGCAGCCTTTGTCCGGTGTGATCTCCGACGCTGTGGGTCGCCGATCAGTCCTCCGGGATCGAGAACAGCTCCGCGATGTACAGCGGCTCGCCGAGCTTCTGCAGCAGGTCGAGCTGCGTCTCCAGGTGGTCCACGTGCTTTTCCTCGTCCGCGAGGATGTCCTCGAAGATGTTGGCCGAGGTCGCGTCGCGCTTTTCGCGCATGATGATGATTCCGCTGCGCAGGCGCTCGACCGCCTCCATTTCGACCGCGAGGTCGGCGCGCAGCATCTCCTCGATCGTCTGGCCGATGCGCAGTGCGTTGAGCCGCTGGTAATTCGGCAGGCCTTCGAGGAAAAGGATCCGGTCGGTGAGCTTTTCGGCGTGCTTCATCTCGTCGAAGGACTCGTGGCGCGTCCAGTGCGCGAGCTTGGTGTAGCCCCGGTGCTCCTGCAGCTTGGCGTGCAGGAAGTACTGGTTGATGGCGGTGAGCTCGGCGGTGAGCTGCTCATTGAGCAGTTCGAGGATCTGCGGGTCGCCGTGCATCGTTACGCACCTTCCGAAGGAGTTGGCGAAGAGGTCCGTGGGGCACCGGAGACAGGTGTGATCACGGATATGCGAATGCTGTCACCTCCTGTGTCCTAAATTCCAGGAAGGGAAGGCTTGCCTCGCTTGGGTATTGAATGCTGATTTACGGTAAATGCCGTACAGCGCGCGGCGTCGGCGCCGGCGTTCCCCACGGGCCGCGGAATGCCCTCCGGGCGGCGCCCGGACGGCCCGGGGGCCGGTCGTGGTCGCCCGCGAGGGTCTGGGAGCATAGGGATATGGGTCACACCGGAACGGGGCAGGGGGGACGGGATTCGGCGCCGGGCACGGCCGCGGCGGCCGGGCCCGACCGGGGTGATTCGCGCCTGCCGCCGGGCCAGCGCCTGCAACGCGGCTGGCCGGTGCTGCACTACGGCCCCGTTCCCCGCTTCCGGCCCGACACGTGGGACTTCCGCGTCTTCGGCGCCACCGCGTCCGGCGACAAGCACGCCTGGAACCACGACGAGTTCTCCGCGCTGCCGCGGACGACCGTGGTCGCCGACTTCCACTGCGTCACCAAGTTCAGCATGCTGGGCAACGAGTGGGGCGGCGTCGGCGCGGAGACCATCCTCGACATCGCCCCGCCCGCCCCGGAAGTCACCCATGTGATGGTGTGGGCGGAGTACGGCTTCAGCTCGAACCTCCGCATCACCGACTTCGCCACCGAGCGGACGATCTTCGCGACCCACCACAACGGCGAGCCGCTCACCGCCGAGCACGGCTTCCCGGTGCGGCTGATCGTGCCGCAGCTGTACGCCTGGAAGGGCCCCAAGTGGGTCCGCGGCATCGAGTACATGGTCGCGGACAAACGGGGTTTCTGGGAGGAACGCGGCTACCACAACATCGGCGACCCGTGGCGCGAGCAGCGCTACTCGTACCAAGAGCAGGACGGGGAAGGCCCGGAACTCTGATCCGTCGCCCGCCCCGCCCGCTTCACCCTGCTCTCCCGACCCCTGCGGCCCCGTGCGTCGGCCCCGAGGGTCAGAACACGTTGATGGTGACCGTGGACCCGCGCGGCGCCATGTTGTTGCCGCCCGGGCTCATGCTCGTGACGTTCTTCGGGCCGAGCGGGAACACCGTGTTCACGCTCACCTTGAAGCCCGCCGCCTCCAGCGTCTTGCGCGCGTCGCCTTCGCTCATGCCGTCGACCTTCGGGACCAGCACCAGGTCGGGGCCCTTCGACATCGCCACGGTGACCGGGCCGCCGGGGTGGAGCTTGCCGTCCGCGGGGGACTGCGCGGCGACCTTGCCGGCCGGGACGTCGGCGGAGAAGACCGGGGTCGGGTCGACGACCAACTGCAGGCCGCTCGCCGTCACGGCGTCGCGCGCCTCGGCCTCGGTCAGACCCACGACGCTCGGCACCGGGACCGGCGTGCCCTGGCTGACCACCAGGTCGACCGCGGTGTCGCGGGCCAGCATGGTGCCCACCTGCGGGCTCGTCCCGATCACCTGGCCGACGGGTTGGCCGCTGTCCTGCTGCGTGACGTCGCCGACCGCCAGGCCGGCCCCCTGCAGCGCCTGCTTGGCCTGGTCGACCGTCTGCCCGGCCAGTTTCGGCACCGCGAGCCGCTCGGGGCCCAGCGACACGGTCATCGTGACGATCGAGCCCTTGTCGAGGCTCTTGCCCGGCATCGGGTCGGTGGCGATGACCTGGTCGCGCGGGACCGTCTCGCTGTAGGACTCCTTGACGTCGACCTTGAAGCCGTCGTCGGTGAGGCGCTTCTGCGCCTCGGACGCGGCGACCTGGATCACCGCCGGGATCTTGACCGACTTCTCCGAGCCCATCTGCCACGCCACGATGCCGATCGTCGCGGCCACGACGATCACGACGAGGAAGGCGATCATGCCGAGGGACGGGCCGCGGCGCCGCGGGTCGGCGTCCGCCACGAAGGAGCCGTCCGGATCCTCCGGGCCGCCCCCGTGGTACGCGGCGTGCGGGTGCTCGTCCAGCACCGACTCGGTGGCGAGCCCCAACGGGCCGATCTCCAGCGGCGCGTGCGCCTTGGCGGGGGCGTCGTCGGCGAACCCGGGGTAGGCGCCCGCGGCGGCGTACTCGGGCGATTCCCCGTACTCCGGTACGGGCGGCGGCAGCACGCGCTGGTCGGCGCCGAAGTCCAGATCCGCCTCGGACATCTCCCGCTGCCGGGTGGCGCGGACGAGGGCGAGCAACTCCTCGGCGTCCGCGGGCCGCTGCTTCGGGTCGCGGGCCGTGGCCTTCGCGACCACGGTGTCGAGCGCGGCGGGCAGCCCGGGAATGGTCCGCGAGGGAGGCGGGACGTCCTCGTGCACGTGCTTGTAGATGATCTCGACGGCGGAGCGCCCGGGATAGGGCGGGCGGCCGGTCAGCATCTCGTAGAGCATGATCCCGGCCGCGTACACGTCCGAGGTCGGCGACGCGGTGCCGCGCTCGATCTGCTCGGGGGCCAGGTAGGCGACCGTGCCGACCAGCACCTTGCCGGTGGCCGCGGACGCCGTGGACGCGGTCGCCCGGGCGAGCCCGAAGTCGGCGACCTTGATGCCGCCGTCGTCCGAGATCAGGACGTTCTCCGGCTTCACGTCCCGGTGCACGAAACCCGCGCGGTGTGCCGCACCGAGCGCGGCGAGTGTCGGCTCCAGCACGCCGAACGCCTCACGCGGCGT is from Yinghuangia sp. ASG 101 and encodes:
- a CDS encoding threonine aldolase family protein: MIDLRSDTVTRPTPAMRAAMADAEVGDDVYGEDPTVRALEERVAHMFGGHHAGVFVPTGVMANQLAVRMSVAPGEELVLDADAHIVAHEGGAAAWHGGVQTRTTLSPRGLLDPADIARLLRTGAEFTVGTRAVAVEQTHNRGGGAVYPLERLTAIRELTSAAGVALHCDGARIWHAHVATETPLAAYGALFDTLSVCLSKGLGAPVGSVALVPDERRAEARRMRHRMGGAMRQSGILAAGGLYALDHHIERLSEDHAHARLIADRLAEADLDVTAPETNLVLVLLPEPGPDAAEVAARCAAGGVLVSAFGPRVLRIVTHLDVDATSCANAAAVIAAAV
- the pknB gene encoding Stk1 family PASTA domain-containing Ser/Thr kinase — its product is MSMDDPLVGSVLDGRYRVQARIAAGGMATVYRALDSRLDRTVAVKVMHPALAADASFTDRFIREAKAAARLSHPNVVGVFDQGHDGDVAFLAMEYVEGRTLRELLQDLGTLTPREAFGVLEPTLAALGAAHRAGFVHRDVKPENVLISDDGGIKVADFGLARATASTASAATGKVLVGTVAYLAPEQIERGTASPTSDVYAAGIMLYEMLTGRPPYPGRSAVEIIYKHVHEDVPPPSRTIPGLPAALDTVVAKATARDPKQRPADAEELLALVRATRQREMSEADLDFGADQRVLPPPVPEYGESPEYAAAGAYPGFADDAPAKAHAPLEIGPLGLATESVLDEHPHAAYHGGGPEDPDGSFVADADPRRRGPSLGMIAFLVVIVVAATIGIVAWQMGSEKSVKIPAVIQVAASEAQKRLTDDGFKVDVKESYSETVPRDQVIATDPMPGKSLDKGSIVTMTVSLGPERLAVPKLAGQTVDQAKQALQGAGLAVGDVTQQDSGQPVGQVIGTSPQVGTMLARDTAVDLVVSQGTPVPVPSVVGLTEAEARDAVTASGLQLVVDPTPVFSADVPAGKVAAQSPADGKLHPGGPVTVAMSKGPDLVLVPKVDGMSEGDARKTLEAAGFKVSVNTVFPLGPKNVTSMSPGGNNMAPRGSTVTINVF
- a CDS encoding sulfite oxidase-like oxidoreductase; translation: MGHTGTGQGGRDSAPGTAAAAGPDRGDSRLPPGQRLQRGWPVLHYGPVPRFRPDTWDFRVFGATASGDKHAWNHDEFSALPRTTVVADFHCVTKFSMLGNEWGGVGAETILDIAPPAPEVTHVMVWAEYGFSSNLRITDFATERTIFATHHNGEPLTAEHGFPVRLIVPQLYAWKGPKWVRGIEYMVADKRGFWEERGYHNIGDPWREQRYSYQEQDGEGPEL
- the bfr gene encoding bacterioferritin, with amino-acid sequence MHGDPQILELLNEQLTAELTAINQYFLHAKLQEHRGYTKLAHWTRHESFDEMKHAEKLTDRILFLEGLPNYQRLNALRIGQTIEEMLRADLAVEMEAVERLRSGIIIMREKRDATSANIFEDILADEEKHVDHLETQLDLLQKLGEPLYIAELFSIPED
- a CDS encoding (2Fe-2S)-binding protein is translated as MYVCICFGVTDTQVGTQIEGGARSVREIAAACRAGTDCGRCVKTISAMIPRDDTRSCNGCTKRCGRICRADRDTAAAPEPVAPVFGDLAPSASGLPRFPGPLTILGAADPGNAAPAA
- a CDS encoding class II 3-deoxy-7-phosphoheptulonate synthase encodes the protein MTENDTHTWRSLPAAQQPEWPDSEALSSALADLASYPPLVFAGECDQLRGRLASVAAGEAFLLQGGDCAETFTGNTADAIRNKLKTLLQMAVVLTYAASVPVVKVGRMAGQYSKPRSQPVETRDGVTLPTYRGDAVNDLAFTADARIPDPERLKRMYHASSATLNLVRAFTTGGYADLRQVHAWNQDFVALSPSGERYERLASEIDGALRFMHACGVDPEEFRTVEFFASHEALILDYESALTRVDSRTGALYDVSGHMVWIGERTRQIDGAHIEFASRISNPIGVKLGPTTKPEDALALVEKLDPNREPGRLTFIIRMGAGKVRDALPNLVEKVTASGAQVAWVCDPMHGNTFEATSGHKTRRFDDVLDEVKGFFEVHRELGTHPGGIHVELTGDDVTECVGGGDEIFVDDLHQRYETACDPRLNRSQSLDLAFLVAEMYRRGH